A single genomic interval of Oryza sativa Japonica Group chromosome 7, ASM3414082v1 harbors:
- the LOC4343761 gene encoding uncharacterized protein — protein MPPVSSSTSRPASLPSSPHRPALRPGSLQRLLRPPDPSDDDGAAPTAPRSSRGGGRVLLQVTNITPALSGANPFSGHHGFYLRLSDSARSCYVSLHADHDDLILTNGLHIGQVIEVEHLVPSVPAPVLRHFRVLPGRYPCIQQEPADDAAAGGAAAEIKEVVSERPRRSSPTPPIPGERRARQAGGGGSPSSISYRHRSRSISNLSEAGAAARRSGAAVLGKLRKVSVTSIDGTSTDDDDEESDVSSLSSARRNWDFTGGVKDRRPVAPRRRGNSVSPSKSGPNSTITQNDDPMESVRRKAEKAFNVLSKRASAKMTRESSNCTVATPQSAAASSSIKWCESNVMWSTLSSSLLKHGKEAVKQRDMALQAVLDGLLEASTTEKLIKCLSTYSELQSDKEENPKELIDRFLKFSQELDHAIFIAQSQTKIRHVKACGSNSTSSASTKAALKAALDRKQSAILWIREAIEADLSPFSSHTRPTESPKLSLAESKPMTPLFCCSKPKCNCSKRSSRKASDGSSQGSNMSAAMDLAVALRSECNCWFLKYIDKFLDDIESETMYAPCDSQVAGLLQQLKRVDDWLNRVALHERMLSVDRTNKDIMFSEEEESDACERVRRKIYGALLRHVQYAAMALEGLNGVIDEEKDERK, from the exons ATGCCGCCGgtgtcgtcgtcgacgtcgaggccggcgtcgctgccgtcgtcgccgcacaGGCCGGCGCTCCGGCCGGGCAGCCTGCAGCGGCTGCTCCGGCCGCCGGACccctccgacgacgacggcgccgcccccACGGCGCCCCGctcctcccgcggcggcggccgcgtcctgCTCCAGGTCACCAACATCACCCCCGCGCTCTCCGGCGCCAACCCTTTCTCCGGCCACCACGGCTTCTACCTCCGCCTCTCCGACTCCGCGCGCTCCTGCTACGTCTCCCTCCACGCCGACCACGACGACCTCATCCTCACCAACGGCCTCCACATCGGCCAGGTCATCGAGGTCGAGCACCTGGTGCCGTCCGTCCCGGCGCCCGTGCTCCGCCATTTCCGCGTCCTCCCCGGCCGCTACCCCTGCATCCAGCAGGAacccgccgacgacgccgccgccggcggcgccgcggcggagatCAAGGAGGTCGTGTCCGAGCGCccgcgccgctcgtcgccgacgCCCCCCATCCCGGGCGAGAGGAGGGCGcggcaggcgggcggcggcggctccccctcTTCGATCAGCTACCGCCACAGGTCACGGTCGATATCGAACTTGTcggaggcgggcgcggcggcgaggaggagcggcgccgccgtcctggGGAAGCTGAGGAAGGTCAGCGTCACGTCCATCGACGGCACcagcaccgacgacgacgacgaggagtccGACGTGTCGTCGCTGTCCTCGGCGAGGAGGAACTGGGATTTCACCGGAGGCGTCAAGGACAGGAGGCCCGTCGCTCCACGGAGACGCGGGAACAGC GTTTCTCCAAGTAAATCCGGCCCAAACTCTACTATCACGCAGAATGATGATCCGATGGAGTCGGTGAGGAGGAAAGCCGAGAAGGCATTCAACGTGCTCTCCAAGAGGGCGTCTGCTAAGATGACCAGAGAAAGCTCTAATTGCACGGTGGCGACGCCGCAGAGCGCTGCGGCGTCGAGCAGCATCAAGTGGTGTGAGAGCAATGTGATGTGGAGCACACTTTCATCAAGCTTGCTGAAGCATGGAAAG GAAGCAGTGAAGCAGAGAGATATGGCACTGCAGGCTGTGCTTGATGGATTGCTAGAGGCATCTACCACTGAGAAATTGATAAAATGCCTGAG TACTTACTCTGAACTACAATCTGACAAGGAAGAAAACCCAAAGGAGCTCATCGACAGGTTCTTGAAATTCTCTCAGGAACTGGATCATGCTATCTTCATCGCCCAATCACAGACCAAAATTAGGCATGTAAAAGCATGTGGTTCCAATTCAACATCCTCAGCTTCAACCAAAGCTGCTTTGAAGGCTGCATTGGATAGGAAGCAGTCTGCCATCTTATGGATCAGAGAAGCCATTGAAGCAGACCTCTCACCTTTTTCTAGCCATACAAGACCCACTGAATCACCAAAGCTATCACTGGCAGAGTCAAAGCCTATGACCCCATTGTTCTGTTGTTCCAAGCCAAAGTGCAACTGCAGCAAAAGGTCCTCAAGGAAAGCATCTGATGGTTCCTCTCAAGGAAGTAACATGAGTGCTGCCATGGACCTGGCTGTAGCACTGAGATCAGAGTGCAACTGTTGGTTCCTCAAGTACATCGACAAGTTCTTGGACGATATCGAAAGCGAGACCATGTATGCACCATGTGATTCCCAAGTTGCAGGCCTTCTGCAGCAGCTTAAAAGGGTGGATGACTGGCTCAACCGTGTCGCGCTACATGAGAGGATGCTTTCGGTTGACCGAACAAACAAGGATATCATGTTTTCTGAAGAAGAGGAGAGCGATGCGTGCGAGAGGGTACGGAGAAAGATTTATGGAGCCCTTTTAAGGCATGTTCAATATGCTGCAATGGCGCTAGAAGGTCTAAATGGTGTAATTGATGAAGAGAAGGACGAGAGAAAATAA
- the LOC107275987 gene encoding transcription factor RSL3, which translates to MERSYTSAVPLIEADAMAQFLGAHGDHCFTYEQMDESMEAMAAMFLPGLDTDSNSSSGCLNYDVPPQCWPQHGHSSSVTSFPDPAHSYGSFEFPVMDPFPIADLDAHCAIPYLTEDLISPPHGNHPSARVEEATKVVTPVATKRKSSAAMTASKKSKKAGKKDPIGSDEGGNTYIDTQSSSSCTSEEGNLEGNAKPSSKKMGTRANRGAATDPQSLYARKRRERINERLRILQNLVPNGTKVDISTMLEEAVQYVKFLQLQIKLLSSDDTWMYAPIAYNGVNISNIDLNISSLQK; encoded by the exons ATGGAGAGATCATACACATCAGCGGTGCCGTTGATCGAGGCCGACGCGATGGCGCAGTTTCTTGGAGCTCATGGTGATCACTGCTTCACCTACGAGCAAATGGATGAGTCCATGGAGGCAATGGCAGCGATGTTCTTGCCTGGCCTTGACACCGACTCCAATTCTTCTTCTGGTTGTCTCAACTACGATGTGCCTCCACAATGCTGGCCTCAGCATGGCCATAGCTCTAGCGTCACCAGCTTCCCTGATCCAGCTCATAGCTATGGAAGCTTTGAGTTCCCGGTCATGGATCCGTTCCCGATCGCCGATCTCGACGCGCATTGCGCCATCCCCTACCTTACTGAGGATCTGATCAGCCCTCCACATGGCAACCATCCATCAGCAAGAGTGGAAGAAGCTACAAAGGTTGTTACACCAGTGGCTACCAAGAGGAAGTCTAGTGCTGCCATGACG GCATCAAAGAAGAGCAAGAAGGCTGGCAAAAAAGATCCTATTGGCAGCGACGAAGGCGGCAACACCTACATTGATACGCAAAGTTCTAGCAGTTGCACCTCAGAGGAAGGAAACCTGGAGGGCAACGCGAAGCCGAGCTCGAAGAAGATGGGTACTAGGGCCAACCGTGGGGCGGCAACCGATCCCCAGAGTCTCTATGCAAGG aagaggagagagaggatcaATGAAAGATTGAGGATCCTGCAGAACTTGGTTCCCAATGGAACAAAG GTTGACATCAGTACAATGCTGGAGGAAGCAGTGCAGTATGTCAAATTTTTGCAACTTCAGATTAAG TTGCTAAGCTCTGATGACACGTGGATGTATGCACCAATCGCTTACAATGGAGTCAACATCAGCAATATTGATCTGAACATCTCTTCTCTGCAAAAATAA